The segment ttTTTGTATAGGATTTCATGACTATATGAAAAAGAATAAATCCATTTGGAAATAAACATGAAGTAGACCAACTTGATTTGCTTTAGTGAGCCACAAAAACAATGATGCGGTGGGCCTTGAGTCCTACACGTGCCGGTGTAGAGAGTGGCAGGCAGCCTGCAAGACCTGGAAAACATCACAGAGTATATTTCTACAGCAGTTTATCAAAGGacggaaaataaaatgcatattagTGTTTTACGGGAGCCAAACCATTATGGTATCTCTCCACTGACACGTTCCTGGTGATTAAGGAGCACCAGTGGCACTTTAAAAGCCAACCCACAGCCAAGAATGCTACCCTCCGCCACGCCACCAAGAAAAGCAACAGTCTCAGCGGAATGTTTTATTCGGCTAATTACAGCCATTAGGTCTTCtgcaaaaacacacagctaTGCTATGATATGTCACACTTGAGCGGAGCAAGTGGAACATGTTGATAATGAATTTCTGTCCGAATGTGACTtcaattttgtaatttgtttttaacctcTAGTTCATCATCAACTGACCTCTCCTCCGGTTGGGAGCAAACCAACCTCTGCAGGGTTTCCGATCAGTTCAGCTCTCTTGGCAGCATGGACAGCCTTGAGCACGTCCCCCACCCGTACCTGGCCGGTCAGCTGTCCCCAGCCAAGTCCAACAACAGTATGGAGCacctcggcggcggcggcaaacGAGACTCTGCATACAGCTCCTTCTCCACGAGCTCTGGCACTCCAGACTTCACGCTTTCCAAGAGCAACGCCGCTTCCACCGAGAACGTCCTGTACAAAGTCAGCCAGTGGGATGCCGCAGCCAGGCCCATCAATGGCAGGATCGGCCCAAGTATGATAGAGGGAGTCAAACAGGACGACAGGCTGACGAACTCTCAGATGCCGGGAGGCTGCGACAGCCCCCAAATCGACGACCAGGCTGACTCCCGCCACTGTGCTTCTGGTAGAACGAGTTACGGACCAGTATGGCACGTTCCTGAGAAAAAGAAGACCTCCTCCCCTTCACCTCCACCGCCGCCCCCACCGGCTCGCAGTGACAGTTTTGCAGCCACCAAGGAGCGAGGGCTCGCCGTAGCTAACCCTGAGCCCAATTCACGCATCCCAGTAAAGCCCTCCGTTGAAGATCGCAGTGGCCAGAACCCATCCCCGAAAAACGACAAGGCTAGTTTTTACTCTCACGGGCAATTCAGCTCAAACAAGCAGCACTCCCTCTCCAGCTGTGATGTCCGGCAAGGTCATCCCGCACATCATAGACACCATGGCGACAAAAGTACTTTTCCCGCACAAGCGTTTCCCGCTACTGCTCCCCAGCCGCTAAACGTCGGGGGCTACTTCTCCAGCATGCAGGAGCTCCCCACTAACGGTTCTGCTCAACCCGCCGGCCAGAACCTGAGGAGGAATTTAAGCACATCTCAAGCGATTGCTCCCAAAGACCCAATTATTGACAGCAGCGGGCACAGCCGGTACTACTGTGTCACTACATGTCAGCCTACTTCGGGGAAACCGGACGACAGGAAAAGTTCTGACACCCTCAACTTGGCCCAGATTGGAAATGAGCAAAATTCTCTTAGCCCACAAGTAGTCACCAAAGCAAAATATCATCTTTCTCCACAACAGCAGTACTCCTCGAACGGTAGAGAGACTAACGGATACGGCAAACACCATGCTACCTCTGCTCTCGACACCGTGCCCCCTAAAGCCACTGGTGACGACCTCAGGAGCCAGAGGGGACAAAGTTTACAACATGAAGAGGCTCCGTACACAAGTTGTCCCCCGATCAGACTCTCTGAGCAACGGCGGTCCCTTCCTCTGCAGCACAGAGAATTCAAACAAGATACGAGACACCACAGCCAGGCCAGCGAGAACATTTGCCCAAAGGCTACGCCCATGCTCCATTCGTTGTCCATGGATGCCAAGGGCGAGACCTCGAAAGGCGCCAACCCGGCGGAGACGGTCGAGTCCAAACAGATGCGACGCAACGACCGCTTTGCCACCACCCTAAAGAGCGAAATTCAGATGAGGAGAGCCAAGCTGCAGAAGAGTAAGAGTGCGGCGACTCTGCCCGACGAGAACCAAGACAACCAGTCTAATCAGAGCTCCACCCCCAGGTTGGCAGACAGCCCCTTCACAAACACCTACAAGGACAACTTGAAGGAAGCACAAGCTCGGGTGCTTAAAGCTACTTCCTTTAGGAGGAAAGATCTGGAGCCTGTGTTGGTGGAACACCCGTCAGCTGAAGCCATACCCAGTTACCCGTCCTCAGTGATGGCGAAGAAAGATGTCACTCCTCTTCCGACACTGTCGGAGGGCGGCGCCAGTAAATCTGGGCCTTTGCGCATTGGTGGACGAAAGCGCTTTGCAGCCGAAAAGAAGGGAAGGTCCTTCTCTGAACCGGACAAAATCCATGAAGTCGGagtacaagaagaagaagaagaagaagaagaaaacacaaGCTCTTCCCAGGACcaacaaaatagaaaattgaCTGACCCCAATCCCAGCAGTTCCACGGTCCGAGGTTCTCCCGGTGAAACGGAAACCGCGCTGAAAGGGACAAGAAGCAGGGACGGCGCCCAGAGTGGTCCAACGTACTCCCTTCTGGACCAGCAACGATTAGGCACCTTTGCCGAGTACGAGGCCAGGTGGAACGTCCAGAAGAAACCTCCAGAGACGAGGGCCTCTGGACTATTCCGGTCCGCCGACAACATTCTGGATCCTGGCTCGGAGGAGAGGGTGAAACCTGCCTGTTTCCACGAGAGGTCCCGATCTTCACCCTCTGCTGACTTCTACGGACAGGTAAGGGTTACTTTTTCTAAAGTCAGGATCATCAGTCTCTTGAAGACAAACCTGCAGCGCAATCAATGTTTGTTCTTCACGACACACCTCAGCTTCAGGCAGACTGCAATTATGCTTG is part of the Phyllopteryx taeniolatus isolate TA_2022b chromosome 7, UOR_Ptae_1.2, whole genome shotgun sequence genome and harbors:
- the shroom2a gene encoding protein Shroom2 isoform X7, translating into MRSHLVNQVALDVVVFGIVCPPVWRSEPISRPHSWHSTKFNEGQSESAKTQPSPPSAVVWHTSYDASSSSTDLSSGWEQTNLCRVSDQFSSLGSMDSLEHVPHPYLAGQLSPAKSNNSMEHLGGGGKRDSAYSSFSTSSGTPDFTLSKSNAASTENVLYKVSQWDAAARPINGRIGPSMIEGVKQDDRLTNSQMPGGCDSPQIDDQADSRHCASGRTSYGPVWHVPEKKKTSSPSPPPPPPPARSDSFAATKERGLAVANPEPNSRIPVKPSVEDRSGQNPSPKNDKASFYSHGQFSSNKQHSLSSCDVRQGHPAHHRHHGDKSTFPAQAFPATAPQPLNVGGYFSSMQELPTNGSAQPAGQNLRRNLSTSQAIAPKDPIIDSSGHSRYYCVTTCQPTSGKPDDRKSSDTLNLAQIGNEQNSLSPQVVTKAKYHLSPQQQYSSNGRETNGYGKHHATSALDTVPPKATGDDLRSQRGQSLQHEEAPYTSCPPIRLSEQRRSLPLQHREFKQDTRHHSQASENICPKATPMLHSLSMDAKGETSKGANPAETVESKQMRRNDRFATTLKSEIQMRRAKLQKSKSAATLPDENQDNQSNQSSTPRLADSPFTNTYKDNLKEAQARVLKATSFRRKDLEPVLVEHPSAEAIPSYPSSVMAKKDVTPLPTLSEGGASKSGPLRIGGRKRFAAEKKGRSFSEPDKIHEVGVQEEEEEEEENTSSSQDQQNRKLTDPNPSSSTVRGSPGETETALKGTRSRDGAQSGPTYSLLDQQRLGTFAEYEARWNVQKKPPETRASGLFRSADNILDPGSEERVKPACFHERSRSSPSADFYGQTTHVPAITPEKQNSQMDVQPAGSLNSASSRPEDCKVREKPAECERPPPATGHGFSTTTTAAVDRRAAEPSRSRVTERAEPPPPRCPDDNPDESTLVQSHAPTGEAKKADGKARVGAVARHTPAPASSYRTPAAMEARRSPSPQFSLQRLSDKPPVSLQDRDSNGMENGTEKPSSVVKKVPVRIVRSEGMPEKENAGTFPRADEASVAATGGPDISKLGSLGAGGQDSVFCAFTRQKEPDEPGVTWEEPKTDATPRMSEEQKREELARDIMDKDKSLADILDQSKMKTTMDLMEGLFPQGEQLLEGAHQRRKAPPKPPNAARHAEEREKEDSMAAVAMVTSSAYYSTSAPKAELLIKMKDMQEHNEDYDDSEDELDMDLANKKAFDLVQQELMDSLSKKLQVLREARQSLQEDVLDNNALGDEVEARVQQVCKPNELDKFRMFAGDLDKVVSLLLSLSGRLARVENALNGLDEDAAPEERRTLTEKRKLLIRQHEDAKELKDNLDRRERAVYDILASYLPEDGMADYEHFVKMKSALIIEQRKLEDKIKLGEEQLKCLLDSLPIEQRLDF
- the shroom2a gene encoding protein Shroom2 isoform X4, with the protein product MDSEQYKVDPHYIDGGGHWHVTAKAGDSDSRTRDGDGGWRLLEVSLSGGAPWGFTLRGGLEHREPLLITKVEEASKAAAVGLEAGDELVNINEIPLSGFRQEAICLVKGSHRTLSLMVKRRSEPISRPHSWHSTKFNEGQSESAKTQPSPPSAVVWHTSYDASSSSTDLSSGWEQTNLCRVSDQFSSLGSMDSLEHVPHPYLAGQLSPAKSNNSMEHLGGGGKRDSAYSSFSTSSGTPDFTLSKSNAASTENVLYKVSQWDAAARPINGRIGPSMIEGVKQDDRLTNSQMPGGCDSPQIDDQADSRHCASGRTSYGPVWHVPEKKKTSSPSPPPPPPPARSDSFAATKERGLAVANPEPNSRIPVKPSVEDRSGQNPSPKNDKASFYSHGQFSSNKQHSLSSCDVRQGHPAHHRHHGDKSTFPAQAFPATAPQPLNVGGYFSSMQELPTNGSAQPAGQNLRRNLSTSQAIAPKDPIIDSSGHSRYYCVTTCQPTSGKPDDRKSSDTLNLAQIGNEQNSLSPQVVTKAKYHLSPQQQYSSNGRETNGYGKHHATSALDTVPPKATGDDLRSQRGQSLQHEEAPYTSCPPIRLSEQRRSLPLQHREFKQDTRHHSQASENICPKATPMLHSLSMDAKGETSKGANPAETVESKQMRRNDRFATTLKSEIQMRRAKLQKSKSAATLPDENQDNQSNQSSTPRLADSPFTNTYKDNLKEAQARVLKATSFRRKDLEPVLVEHPSAEAIPSYPSSVMAKKDVTPLPTLSEGGASKSGPLRIGGRKRFAAEKKGRSFSEPDKIHEVGVQEEEEEEEENTSSSQDQQNRKLTDPNPSSSTVRGSPGETETALKGTRSRDGAQSGPTYSLLDQQRLGTFAEYEARWNVQKKPPETRASGLFRSADNILDPGSEERVKPACFHERSRSSPSADFYGQTTHVPAITPEKQNSQMDVQPAGSLNSASSRPEDCKVREKPAECERPPPATGHGFSTTTTAAVDRRAAEPSRSRVTERAEPPPPRCPDDNPDESTLVQSHAPTGEAKKADGKARVGAVARHTPAPASSYRTPAAMEARRSPSPQFSLQRLSDKPPVSLQDRDSNGMENGTEKPSSVVKKVPVRIVRSEGMPEKENAGTFPRADEASVAATGGPDISKLGSLGAGGQDSVFCAFTRQKEPDEPGVTWEEPKTDATPRMSEEQKREELARDIMDKDKSLADILDQSKMKTTMDLMEGLFPQGEQLLEGAHQRRKAPPKPPNAARHAEEREKEDSMAAVAMVTSSAYYSTSAPKAELLIKMKDMQEHNEDYDDSEDELDMDLANKKAFDLVQQELMDSLSKKLQVLREARQSLQEDVLDNNALGDEVEARVQQVCKPNELDKFRMFAGDLDKVVSLLLSLSGRLARVENALNGLDEDAAPEERRTLTEKRKLLIRQHEDAKELKDNLDRRERAVYDILASYLPEDGMADYEHFVKMKSALIIEQRKLEDKIKLGEEQLKCLLDSLPIEQRLDF
- the shroom2a gene encoding protein Shroom2 isoform X8 encodes the protein MDSEQYKVDPHYIDGGGHWHVTAKAGDSDSRTRDGDGGWRLLEVSLSGGAPWGFTLRGGLEHREPLLITKVEEASKAAAVGLEAGDELVNINEIPLSGFRQEAICLVKGSHRTLSLMVKRRSEPISRPHSWHSTKFNEGQSESAKTQPSPPSAVVWHTSYDASSSSTDLSSGWEQTNLCRVSDQFSSLGSMDSLEHVPHPYLAGQLSPAKSNNSMEHLGGGGKRDSAYSSFSTSSGTPDFTLSKSNAASTENVLYKVSQWDAAARPINGRIGPSMIEGVKQDDRLTNSQMPGGCDSPQIDDQADSRHCASGRTSYGPVWHVPEKKKTSSPSPPPPPPPARSDSFAATKERGLAVANPEPNSRIPVKPSVEDRSGQNPSPKNDKASFYSHGQFSSNKQHSLSSCDVRQGHPAHHRHHGDKSTFPAQAFPATAPQPLNVGGYFSSMQELPTNGSAQPAGQNLRRNLSTSQAIAPKDPIIDSSGHSRYYCVTTCQPTSGKPDDRKSSDTLNLAQIGNEQNSLSPQVVTKAKYHLSPQQQYSSNGRETNGYGKHHATSALDTVPPKATGDDLRSQRGQSLQHEEAPYTSCPPIRLSEQRRSLPLQHREFKQDTRHHSQASENICPKATPMLHSLSMDAKGETSKGANPAETVESKQMRRNDRFATTLKSEIQMRRAKLQKSKSAATLPDENQDNQSNQSSTPRLADSPFTNTYKDNLKEAQARVLKATSFRRKDLEPVLVEHPSAEAIPSYPSSVMAKKDVTPLPTLSEGGASKSGPLRIGGRKRFAAEKKGRSFSEPDKIHEVGVQEEEEEEEENTSSSQDQQNRKLTDPNPSSSTVRGSPGETETALKGTRSRDGAQSGPTYSLLDQQRLGTFAEYEARWNVQKKPPETRASGLFRSADNILDPGSEERVKPACFHERSRSSPSADFYGQTTHVPAITPEKQNSQMDVQPAGSLNSASSRPEDCKVREKPAECERPPPATGHGFSTTTTAAVDRRAAEPSRSRVTERAEPPPPRCPDDNPDESTLVQSHAPTGEAKKADGKARVGAVARHTPAPASSYRTPAAMEARRSPSPQFSLQRLSDKPPVSLQDRDSNGMENGTEKPSSVVKKVPVRIVRSEGMPEKENAGTFPRADEASVAATGGPDISKLGSLGAGGQDSVFCAFTRQKEPDEPGVTWEEPKTDATPRMSEEQKREELARDIMDKDKSLADILDQSKMKTTMDLMEGLFPQGEQLLEGAHQRRKAPPKPPNAARHAEEREKEDSMAAVAMVTSSAYYSTSAPKAELLIKMKDMQEHNEDYDDSEDELDMDLANKKQELMDSLSKKLQVLREARQSLQEDVLDNNALGDEVEARVQQVCKPNELDKFRMFAGDLDKVVSLLLSLSGRLARVENALNGLDEDAAPEERRTLTEKRKLLIRQHEDAKELKDNLDRRERAVYDILASYLPEDGMADYEHFVKMKSALIIEQRKLEDKIKLGEEQLKCLLDSLPIEQRLDF
- the shroom2a gene encoding protein Shroom2 isoform X5: MRSHLVNQVALDVVVFGIVCPPVWNMKMVDIVAHKMPSENDVHVARSFLTKILRSSMRKNHFIGRSEPISRPHSWHSTKFNEGQSESAKTQPSPPSAVVWHTSYDASSSSTDLSSGWEQTNLCRVSDQFSSLGSMDSLEHVPHPYLAGQLSPAKSNNSMEHLGGGGKRDSAYSSFSTSSGTPDFTLSKSNAASTENVLYKVSQWDAAARPINGRIGPSMIEGVKQDDRLTNSQMPGGCDSPQIDDQADSRHCASGRTSYGPVWHVPEKKKTSSPSPPPPPPPARSDSFAATKERGLAVANPEPNSRIPVKPSVEDRSGQNPSPKNDKASFYSHGQFSSNKQHSLSSCDVRQGHPAHHRHHGDKSTFPAQAFPATAPQPLNVGGYFSSMQELPTNGSAQPAGQNLRRNLSTSQAIAPKDPIIDSSGHSRYYCVTTCQPTSGKPDDRKSSDTLNLAQIGNEQNSLSPQVVTKAKYHLSPQQQYSSNGRETNGYGKHHATSALDTVPPKATGDDLRSQRGQSLQHEEAPYTSCPPIRLSEQRRSLPLQHREFKQDTRHHSQASENICPKATPMLHSLSMDAKGETSKGANPAETVESKQMRRNDRFATTLKSEIQMRRAKLQKSKSAATLPDENQDNQSNQSSTPRLADSPFTNTYKDNLKEAQARVLKATSFRRKDLEPVLVEHPSAEAIPSYPSSVMAKKDVTPLPTLSEGGASKSGPLRIGGRKRFAAEKKGRSFSEPDKIHEVGVQEEEEEEEENTSSSQDQQNRKLTDPNPSSSTVRGSPGETETALKGTRSRDGAQSGPTYSLLDQQRLGTFAEYEARWNVQKKPPETRASGLFRSADNILDPGSEERVKPACFHERSRSSPSADFYGQTTHVPAITPEKQNSQMDVQPAGSLNSASSRPEDCKVREKPAECERPPPATGHGFSTTTTAAVDRRAAEPSRSRVTERAEPPPPRCPDDNPDESTLVQSHAPTGEAKKADGKARVGAVARHTPAPASSYRTPAAMEARRSPSPQFSLQRLSDKPPVSLQDRDSNGMENGTEKPSSVVKKVPVRIVRSEGMPEKENAGTFPRADEASVAATGGPDISKLGSLGAGGQDSVFCAFTRQKEPDEPGVTWEEPKTDATPRMSEEQKREELARDIMDKDKSLADILDQSKMKTTMDLMEGLFPQGEQLLEGAHQRRKAPPKPPNAARHAEEREKEDSMAAVAMVTSSAYYSTSAPKAELLIKMKDMQEHNEDYDDSEDELDMDLANKKAFDLVQQELMDSLSKKLQVLREARQSLQEDVLDNNALGDEVEARVQQVCKPNELDKFRMFAGDLDKVVSLLLSLSGRLARVENALNGLDEDAAPEERRTLTEKRKLLIRQHEDAKELKDNLDRRERAVYDILASYLPEDGMADYEHFVKMKSALIIEQRKLEDKIKLGEEQLKCLLDSLPIEQRLDF
- the shroom2a gene encoding protein Shroom2 isoform X6, which translates into the protein MRSHLVNQVALDVVVFGIVCPPVWNMKMVDIVAHKMPSENDVHVARSFLTKILRSSMRRSEPISRPHSWHSTKFNEGQSESAKTQPSPPSAVVWHTSYDASSSSTDLSSGWEQTNLCRVSDQFSSLGSMDSLEHVPHPYLAGQLSPAKSNNSMEHLGGGGKRDSAYSSFSTSSGTPDFTLSKSNAASTENVLYKVSQWDAAARPINGRIGPSMIEGVKQDDRLTNSQMPGGCDSPQIDDQADSRHCASGRTSYGPVWHVPEKKKTSSPSPPPPPPPARSDSFAATKERGLAVANPEPNSRIPVKPSVEDRSGQNPSPKNDKASFYSHGQFSSNKQHSLSSCDVRQGHPAHHRHHGDKSTFPAQAFPATAPQPLNVGGYFSSMQELPTNGSAQPAGQNLRRNLSTSQAIAPKDPIIDSSGHSRYYCVTTCQPTSGKPDDRKSSDTLNLAQIGNEQNSLSPQVVTKAKYHLSPQQQYSSNGRETNGYGKHHATSALDTVPPKATGDDLRSQRGQSLQHEEAPYTSCPPIRLSEQRRSLPLQHREFKQDTRHHSQASENICPKATPMLHSLSMDAKGETSKGANPAETVESKQMRRNDRFATTLKSEIQMRRAKLQKSKSAATLPDENQDNQSNQSSTPRLADSPFTNTYKDNLKEAQARVLKATSFRRKDLEPVLVEHPSAEAIPSYPSSVMAKKDVTPLPTLSEGGASKSGPLRIGGRKRFAAEKKGRSFSEPDKIHEVGVQEEEEEEEENTSSSQDQQNRKLTDPNPSSSTVRGSPGETETALKGTRSRDGAQSGPTYSLLDQQRLGTFAEYEARWNVQKKPPETRASGLFRSADNILDPGSEERVKPACFHERSRSSPSADFYGQTTHVPAITPEKQNSQMDVQPAGSLNSASSRPEDCKVREKPAECERPPPATGHGFSTTTTAAVDRRAAEPSRSRVTERAEPPPPRCPDDNPDESTLVQSHAPTGEAKKADGKARVGAVARHTPAPASSYRTPAAMEARRSPSPQFSLQRLSDKPPVSLQDRDSNGMENGTEKPSSVVKKVPVRIVRSEGMPEKENAGTFPRADEASVAATGGPDISKLGSLGAGGQDSVFCAFTRQKEPDEPGVTWEEPKTDATPRMSEEQKREELARDIMDKDKSLADILDQSKMKTTMDLMEGLFPQGEQLLEGAHQRRKAPPKPPNAARHAEEREKEDSMAAVAMVTSSAYYSTSAPKAELLIKMKDMQEHNEDYDDSEDELDMDLANKKAFDLVQQELMDSLSKKLQVLREARQSLQEDVLDNNALGDEVEARVQQVCKPNELDKFRMFAGDLDKVVSLLLSLSGRLARVENALNGLDEDAAPEERRTLTEKRKLLIRQHEDAKELKDNLDRRERAVYDILASYLPEDGMADYEHFVKMKSALIIEQRKLEDKIKLGEEQLKCLLDSLPIEQRLDF